A window of Gemmatimonadaceae bacterium contains these coding sequences:
- a CDS encoding branched-chain amino acid transaminase — translation MAKLTETEWIWHDGAFIRWQDATIHVLAHSLQFGSSVFEGIRCYATPRGPAIFRLEDHLQRMVDSCKIYRMDLSYSIDELVAACCELVERNNVDSCYLRPMVVRGYGAAGMVPFDSPVEVYLPCWPWGTYLGHGALENGVDACVTSWHRVAPNTIPAMAKVAGNYLGSQLVKMEALRNGFAEGIALTTDGLISEGSGQNVFLVHRGALYTPTINGTLLHGVTRYSIIQLARDMGFEVREQELPREMLYTSDEVFLCGTASEVTPVRSVDRIEIGNGRRGPITTQIQQRFLDIARGAVDDPYGWLTYVRAERESGRAVET, via the coding sequence GTGGCCAAGCTCACCGAGACCGAGTGGATCTGGCACGACGGTGCGTTCATTCGGTGGCAGGACGCGACCATTCACGTCCTGGCGCATTCGCTTCAATTCGGATCCTCGGTGTTCGAAGGGATCCGCTGCTACGCGACTCCGCGCGGCCCGGCGATCTTCCGCCTCGAAGACCATCTCCAGCGCATGGTCGATTCATGCAAGATCTATCGCATGGATTTGTCGTACTCGATCGACGAGCTGGTCGCCGCGTGCTGTGAGCTGGTCGAACGCAACAACGTCGACTCGTGCTATCTCCGCCCGATGGTCGTACGCGGCTACGGGGCGGCGGGCATGGTGCCGTTCGACAGTCCGGTCGAGGTCTATCTCCCGTGTTGGCCCTGGGGCACGTACCTCGGACACGGCGCGCTCGAGAACGGAGTCGACGCATGCGTGACGAGCTGGCATCGCGTCGCGCCGAACACGATTCCGGCCATGGCGAAGGTGGCCGGCAACTACCTCGGCAGCCAGCTCGTGAAGATGGAGGCGCTGCGCAACGGGTTCGCCGAAGGGATCGCGCTCACGACCGACGGGCTGATCAGCGAAGGCTCGGGGCAGAACGTCTTCCTCGTCCACCGCGGCGCGCTCTACACGCCGACGATCAACGGCACACTGCTTCACGGCGTAACGCGATACAGCATCATTCAATTGGCGCGCGACATGGGTTTCGAGGTGCGCGAGCAAGAACTGCCGCGCGAGATGCTCTATACCTCTGACGAGGTCTTCCTTTGCGGTACCGCGTCTGAAGTCACACCGGTGCGCAGCGTGGATCGTATAGAGATTGGCAACGGCCGACGCGGGCCGATCACGACGCAAATTCAGCAGCGCTTTCTCGATATCGCGCGCGGGGCAGTCGACGATCCCTACGGTTGGCTGACCTACGTCCGCGCCGAGCGAGAAAGCGGACGAGCGGTGGAAACCTGA
- a CDS encoding lysozyme inhibitor LprI family protein — protein MADLRPRRARKRTSGGNLSDESQGPRLDWRRFLASREPPAPPTEPEPLVPDLSELESRYEIISEVRSTSDSISYLARHRTINREVTIDIVRAPWGQAASLMMQLQADARRESAMRHPNVVPVLEGRQIARDTFATVRPRVRGATLEELLSSQEMVDTISPDRLASIFEQLNAALDWGWANGIVHRKVTPAGLVFQQGSGRALFTFEPQLDAIDVPTNLADDARTIGRLAWTMLAGFPFGSAGMTLLAEVRPDLPRRVIEAVDALSHYSHDDDTPDIDGFIAVLRSLAGPTTPVRARIAPPIAPEPVETGETDEYIVLKQPSFFGRRFVATVAVAAAVVTAAFIILRHGGTDPTTIAAALDSAGLASGDLALKKIDSAAGADTTADTSRSPASAATAKTTSASPERVTRLAASHPLNSTVTDVTKTGGSNDLCGSADAADQKACLRASLEQGDNQVNDTYKLVIAGLRKQAKVSDDAPDPPSVERVRDAQRKWLQTRDEVCHNVGAKVRYARDRAACYNSKSALRLQELQSMLDSLPQTHSTPPAGDERQPITAARR, from the coding sequence TTGGCTGACCTACGTCCGCGCCGAGCGAGAAAGCGGACGAGCGGTGGAAACCTGAGCGACGAATCGCAAGGCCCGCGACTCGACTGGCGGCGCTTTCTCGCGTCGCGGGAACCGCCTGCGCCGCCGACCGAACCGGAGCCGCTCGTTCCGGATCTCTCCGAGCTGGAATCGCGTTACGAGATCATCTCGGAGGTCCGCAGCACGAGCGACTCGATTTCGTATCTCGCGCGTCATCGCACGATCAACCGCGAGGTGACGATCGACATCGTGCGCGCGCCGTGGGGGCAGGCCGCCAGCCTGATGATGCAGCTCCAGGCGGACGCGCGGCGCGAGTCCGCCATGCGACATCCGAACGTCGTGCCGGTGCTCGAGGGACGGCAAATCGCGCGCGACACGTTCGCGACCGTGCGGCCCCGCGTGCGCGGCGCGACGCTGGAAGAACTGCTCTCCTCGCAGGAGATGGTCGACACGATCTCGCCCGACCGTCTCGCGTCGATCTTCGAGCAGCTGAACGCGGCCCTCGACTGGGGCTGGGCGAACGGGATCGTGCATCGCAAGGTCACGCCGGCCGGTCTCGTGTTCCAGCAGGGGAGCGGGCGCGCGTTGTTCACCTTCGAGCCGCAGCTCGACGCCATCGACGTCCCGACCAACCTCGCCGACGACGCGCGCACGATCGGTCGTCTCGCGTGGACGATGCTCGCCGGTTTCCCGTTCGGCTCGGCCGGGATGACGCTCCTCGCCGAAGTTCGCCCGGATCTGCCGAGGCGCGTCATCGAAGCCGTGGACGCGCTCTCGCACTACAGCCACGATGACGACACTCCGGACATCGACGGCTTCATCGCCGTCCTTCGATCGTTGGCGGGACCGACGACGCCGGTGCGCGCGCGAATCGCGCCCCCGATCGCGCCGGAGCCGGTGGAGACGGGCGAGACGGACGAGTACATCGTCCTCAAGCAGCCGTCGTTCTTCGGCCGCCGATTCGTCGCGACCGTCGCGGTCGCCGCGGCCGTGGTGACGGCGGCATTCATCATTCTCCGGCATGGTGGAACCGATCCGACGACGATCGCCGCCGCCCTGGATAGCGCGGGCCTCGCCTCCGGCGATCTCGCGCTCAAGAAGATCGACAGCGCGGCGGGAGCGGACACGACGGCGGATACTTCGCGGTCGCCCGCGAGCGCGGCGACCGCAAAAACGACATCCGCTTCTCCAGAGCGTGTGACGCGGCTCGCCGCGAGTCATCCGCTCAACTCGACCGTCACCGACGTCACGAAGACGGGTGGATCGAACGACCTGTGCGGCTCGGCTGATGCCGCCGACCAGAAGGCCTGTCTGCGGGCCTCCCTGGAGCAGGGTGACAACCAGGTCAACGACACTTACAAGCTCGTGATCGCCGGCCTACGCAAACAGGCGAAGGTGTCCGACGACGCGCCCGACCCGCCGTCCGTGGAGCGAGTGCGGGACGCCCAGCGCAAATGGCTCCAGACGCGCGACGAGGTGTGCCACAACGTCGGCGCGAAGGTGCGTTACGCGCGGGACCGCGCGGCATGCTACAACAGCAAGTCGGCGCTTCGGCTTCAGGAGCTACAGTCGATGCTCGACTCGTTGCCGCAAACGCATTCAACGCCGCCGGCGGGCGATGAGCGGCAACCGATCACCGCCGCCCGTCGCTGA